From the Streptomyces nigrescens genome, one window contains:
- a CDS encoding class I SAM-dependent methyltransferase — MFAPQGPTFRELAVQALSSVERGYDLLAPKFDHTPFRTPDRVLTPVSRALHGLGPFGSGLDLCCGTGAGMDVLRQVCRERVTGVDISAGMLSVGRTRERVSAAAPRVEWVRADARALPFGPVFDLAVSFGAFGHFLPRERPGLFAQVHSVLRPGGRFVFPIGAPPRPGSAGYWTLLAFDAVMRVRNALWRPDFVMYYRTFRLAEVRAELIQAGFEVQLQALPELGRRPDGSPRCRLVVATRAR, encoded by the coding sequence ATGTTCGCACCCCAGGGACCCACCTTCCGTGAACTCGCCGTCCAGGCGCTGTCCTCCGTCGAGCGGGGCTACGACCTGCTCGCCCCGAAGTTCGACCACACTCCCTTCCGGACCCCGGACCGGGTGCTGACGCCGGTGTCACGGGCGCTGCACGGGCTCGGGCCGTTCGGCAGCGGTCTCGATCTGTGCTGCGGAACCGGCGCGGGCATGGATGTCCTGCGGCAGGTCTGCCGGGAGCGGGTCACCGGTGTCGACATCAGCGCGGGGATGCTCTCCGTGGGCCGGACACGTGAACGGGTGAGCGCGGCCGCACCGCGCGTCGAGTGGGTACGCGCGGACGCACGGGCCCTCCCCTTCGGGCCGGTCTTCGACCTCGCGGTGAGCTTCGGCGCGTTCGGGCACTTCCTGCCCCGGGAACGGCCGGGGCTGTTCGCGCAGGTCCACTCCGTGCTGCGCCCCGGAGGCCGGTTCGTCTTCCCGATCGGGGCTCCGCCCCGGCCGGGGTCGGCCGGCTACTGGACGCTGCTGGCCTTCGACGCGGTGATGCGGGTGCGCAACGCGCTGTGGCGCCCGGACTTCGTCATGTACTACCGCACGTTCCGGCTCGCCGAGGTGCGCGCGGAGCTGATCCAGGCCGGTTTCGAGGTGCAGCTGCAGGCTCTCCCGGAGCTCGGCCGCCGCCCCGACGGCAGCCCTCGGTGCCGGCTGGTGGTGGCCACCCGGGCCCGGTGA
- the rho gene encoding transcription termination factor Rho, with protein sequence MTSSTHLSTPTTAASRTVAPPAAASSTSPVVTAAGVLETVNGRQESGFLRVEGCRASSRDVRVPAALIRAAGLRTGDFVVGVCDRPRSLARIETVNGHRPGAVRGRPHFRDLTPLHPRHRIRLESAAGGPAPRIVDLLAPVGKGQRGLIVAPPKTGKTVLLQQLAAAVAENHPECRLMVVLIDERPEEVTEMRRSVRGEVLASTFDRPAKEHIALAELAVERAKRLVEHGQDVVILLDSLTRLCRAHNNAAASGGRTLSGGVDAAALHGPKRLFGAARLAEEGGSLTLLATALVETGSRADDYFFEELKSTGNMELRLDRVLAGKRVYPAVNAAASGTRREELLLPPAELAATRRLRRALQTGDGQANMQSLLEKVRRTPDNATLLRQLQQTAPGA encoded by the coding sequence GTGACCAGTAGCACTCACCTCAGCACCCCCACCACCGCCGCTTCCCGCACCGTCGCACCGCCTGCTGCCGCGTCCTCGACATCACCCGTCGTCACGGCTGCCGGGGTCCTGGAGACGGTGAACGGACGGCAGGAATCCGGATTTCTCCGCGTGGAGGGCTGCCGTGCCTCGTCCCGCGACGTCCGGGTGCCCGCCGCCCTGATCCGTGCGGCCGGCCTGCGCACCGGCGATTTCGTCGTAGGGGTCTGCGACCGGCCGCGGTCGCTCGCCCGGATCGAAACGGTCAACGGGCACCGGCCGGGCGCCGTGCGCGGCCGGCCGCACTTCCGGGACCTCACACCGCTGCACCCTCGGCACCGCATACGCCTGGAAAGCGCCGCAGGCGGACCGGCCCCGCGCATCGTCGACCTGCTGGCGCCGGTCGGCAAGGGACAGCGCGGGCTGATCGTGGCACCGCCGAAGACGGGGAAGACCGTGCTGCTGCAGCAACTCGCGGCCGCCGTCGCCGAGAACCACCCCGAATGCCGGCTGATGGTCGTGCTGATCGACGAACGGCCGGAAGAAGTCACCGAGATGCGCCGTTCGGTGCGCGGCGAGGTGCTCGCCTCCACCTTCGACCGTCCGGCCAAGGAACACATCGCCCTCGCCGAACTGGCCGTGGAGCGCGCCAAACGACTCGTCGAGCACGGGCAGGACGTCGTCATCCTCCTCGACTCCCTCACCCGGCTGTGCCGGGCGCACAACAACGCCGCTGCGTCCGGCGGCCGTACGCTGAGCGGAGGCGTCGACGCCGCCGCGCTGCACGGCCCCAAGCGGCTCTTCGGCGCGGCGCGGCTCGCCGAGGAGGGCGGTTCGCTCACCCTTCTCGCCACCGCCCTGGTGGAGACCGGCTCCCGTGCCGACGACTACTTCTTCGAGGAGTTGAAGAGCACCGGAAACATGGAACTCCGTCTCGACCGGGTACTCGCGGGCAAGCGGGTCTATCCGGCGGTCAATGCCGCCGCCTCCGGCACGCGCCGGGAGGAACTGCTGCTCCCGCCGGCCGAGTTGGCGGCAACACGTCGACTGCGCCGCGCCCTCCAGACCGGGGACGGTCAGGCGAACATGCAGTCCCTGCTGGAGAAGGTCCGGCGTACACCCGACAACGCGACGCTCCTGCGGCAGCTGCAGCAGACCGCCCCGGGCGCATGA
- a CDS encoding alpha/beta fold hydrolase: MESKEAGLPIVFVHGMRVSGTMWRPVMQVIGERHPMAAPDLPGHGERRGEPFGMSDAVAAVADAVDELGGRALLVGLSLGGYVALATAGAHPDRVLGLVAMGCTALPRGPFGAVYRGAARLAARHPEEANRLSAFAFRRALPRPQADAMVAGGLISEITPSVVEAVQGTDPLASLSVYPGPVWLVNGERDHFRRHERRFLHACRDGRLVIRPRCGHLTGLTGATDVARQVLDAAAVITARTHEATRQGGV, translated from the coding sequence ATGGAGTCCAAAGAAGCCGGGCTGCCCATCGTCTTCGTGCACGGCATGCGCGTGAGCGGCACGATGTGGCGACCCGTGATGCAAGTCATCGGAGAGCGGCACCCCATGGCGGCGCCCGACCTGCCGGGCCACGGCGAACGGCGAGGAGAACCCTTCGGCATGTCGGACGCCGTGGCGGCGGTCGCCGATGCCGTGGACGAACTCGGCGGCCGTGCCCTGCTCGTCGGGCTGTCCCTGGGCGGCTATGTCGCCCTCGCCACCGCCGGTGCCCACCCGGACCGTGTCCTCGGCCTGGTGGCCATGGGCTGTACGGCATTGCCGCGCGGGCCGTTCGGCGCCGTCTACCGGGGAGCGGCGCGGCTGGCGGCCCGGCATCCCGAGGAGGCCAACCGGCTCAGCGCCTTCGCGTTCCGCCGCGCACTGCCCCGCCCCCAGGCGGACGCCATGGTCGCGGGCGGTCTGATTTCCGAGATCACGCCGAGCGTCGTGGAGGCCGTGCAAGGGACGGATCCACTGGCGTCACTCTCCGTGTACCCGGGCCCGGTCTGGTTGGTGAACGGCGAACGCGACCACTTCCGCCGCCATGAACGCCGCTTCCTCCACGCCTGCCGCGACGGGCGCCTCGTCATCCGGCCGAGGTGCGGACACCTCACCGGCCTCACCGGTGCAACGGACGTCGCTCGGCAGGTGCTCGATGCGGCCGCGGTCATCACGGCCCGGACACACGAGGCCACGCGCCAGGGGGGTGTGTGA
- a CDS encoding SRPBCC family protein encodes MTGREWSVEESLEIPAPPQTVYAALADVRRMKEWSPEVVWVWPRGDRFVGINRKACWVWFATCRIVTADPGREFAFDNTTFGLPVARWGYRLTPTEQGTLVTEYWTDRRRRGWRRRLAELLGLVFTGTPAARRAALNRAGMRTTLRRLSAACRTAA; translated from the coding sequence ATGACCGGCCGGGAGTGGAGCGTGGAGGAATCCCTGGAAATACCGGCCCCGCCGCAGACCGTCTATGCGGCCCTCGCCGACGTCCGGCGGATGAAGGAGTGGAGCCCGGAAGTCGTCTGGGTGTGGCCCCGCGGCGACCGTTTCGTGGGCATCAACCGGAAGGCCTGCTGGGTCTGGTTCGCCACCTGCCGGATCGTCACCGCCGACCCCGGCCGCGAATTCGCCTTCGACAACACCACCTTCGGCCTGCCCGTGGCGCGCTGGGGCTATCGGCTGACCCCGACGGAGCAGGGCACCTTGGTCACCGAGTACTGGACCGACCGCCGTCGCCGCGGGTGGCGCCGCCGGCTCGCCGAGCTGCTGGGGCTGGTCTTCACCGGCACCCCGGCCGCCCGCCGCGCCGCACTCAATCGCGCCGGTATGCGCACGACCCTCCGCCGGCTGAGTGCCGCCTGCCGGACGGCCGCTTGA
- a CDS encoding TetR/AcrR family transcriptional regulator yields MSEERHGTRRSGGPRKAQEIFDATLDLLAERGYEGLTIEGVAQRSGVNKTTIYRWWPSKGALLGAALIGARRLDFTPPDTGSLAGDLESLLRTVVTLLTTRPSSDIAVSVLGAATQSPELAVHIREFFADRIALEQPVFDRALARGELAPDTDTMLLVDLLAGAAWVRVVLRQLPLDKDFVSRAVGTVLNGALART; encoded by the coding sequence ATGAGCGAGGAGCGGCACGGAACACGGCGCAGCGGCGGCCCACGGAAGGCACAGGAGATCTTCGACGCCACGCTGGATCTACTGGCGGAGAGGGGCTACGAGGGGCTGACCATCGAGGGGGTCGCCCAGCGGTCCGGCGTCAACAAGACCACGATCTACCGCTGGTGGCCGTCCAAGGGAGCACTCCTGGGTGCCGCACTCATCGGCGCGCGCCGGCTCGACTTCACACCTCCCGACACCGGCAGCCTCGCCGGAGATCTGGAGTCCCTGCTGCGCACGGTGGTGACCCTCCTCACCACGCGGCCTTCCTCCGATATCGCCGTCTCCGTACTGGGCGCCGCCACTCAGAGCCCCGAACTTGCCGTGCACATACGGGAGTTCTTCGCGGACCGGATCGCGCTGGAGCAGCCGGTCTTCGATCGTGCCCTCGCCCGCGGCGAACTCGCGCCGGACACCGACACCATGCTGCTGGTGGATCTGCTGGCCGGGGCCGCCTGGGTGCGCGTCGTCCTCCGACAGCTGCCCCTCGACAAGGACTTCGTCTCGCGCGCCGTCGGCACCGTCCTCAACGGGGCCCTCGCACGGACCTGA
- a CDS encoding MBL fold metallo-hydrolase: MSDDLSPEAEPEERAGEGWYVDTRCTNCDVARQLAPDMIREQDGRAEVFRQPQTEAEQRQLYAAAFACHTRSIRHPAHHLTPDVDPFPLALDDTVHHCGHNSRHTAGANAYLLRRPTGSTMMIDTPRWSAELADRYEGLGPVTDVLLTHRDHAAHGRRYADRFGARLWIHEGDLDAAPDADHLIRGTDPVEIGAGVTAYPLPGHTRGSVLYLADGMYCFSGDSFYWSRTTADLEVAASVTWYSITELAASLARTAPRLRFEWVLPGHGDRKRLPAEEMTRRLAHLTARTRTLQPQPIDFTAVRW; the protein is encoded by the coding sequence ATGAGCGACGACCTGTCACCCGAGGCGGAACCGGAGGAGAGGGCCGGTGAGGGCTGGTACGTCGATACGCGCTGCACCAACTGTGATGTGGCCCGGCAGCTGGCCCCCGACATGATCCGCGAACAGGACGGGCGGGCGGAAGTGTTCCGGCAGCCGCAAACCGAGGCGGAGCAACGGCAGTTGTACGCGGCCGCCTTCGCCTGCCACACCCGCTCCATCCGCCACCCCGCGCACCACCTCACCCCCGACGTGGACCCCTTCCCCCTCGCCCTGGACGACACGGTTCATCACTGCGGCCACAACTCCCGCCACACGGCGGGGGCGAACGCCTACCTGCTGCGCCGGCCCACGGGAAGCACGATGATGATCGACACGCCCCGATGGAGCGCCGAACTGGCCGACCGCTACGAGGGGTTGGGCCCCGTTACCGACGTCCTGCTCACCCACCGGGACCATGCCGCGCACGGCCGCCGCTACGCCGACCGGTTCGGGGCCCGGCTGTGGATCCACGAGGGTGACCTCGACGCCGCTCCGGACGCGGACCACCTCATCCGGGGCACCGACCCGGTCGAGATCGGTGCGGGGGTGACCGCGTATCCGCTGCCCGGCCATACACGTGGCAGCGTGCTCTACCTCGCCGATGGGATGTACTGCTTCAGCGGCGACAGCTTCTACTGGTCGCGCACCACCGCCGATCTGGAGGTGGCCGCCAGTGTCACCTGGTACTCGATCACGGAACTGGCCGCTTCCCTGGCCCGGACGGCTCCTCGGCTGCGCTTCGAGTGGGTGCTGCCCGGCCACGGCGACCGCAAGCGGCTCCCGGCCGAGGAGATGACCCGCCGCCTCGCGCACCTGACGGCCCGCACACGCACCCTTCAGCCGCAGCCCATCGACTTCACCGCTGTGCGCTGGTGA
- a CDS encoding chaplin: MAHRIKSALVTAGACALVLGGAGIAGADSGAGGAALDSPGVVSGNNIQIPVQIPVNLCGNTVSVIGLFNPALGDPC; the protein is encoded by the coding sequence ATGGCTCACCGGATCAAGAGTGCTCTGGTAACTGCGGGCGCCTGCGCCCTCGTTCTCGGCGGGGCGGGAATCGCCGGTGCCGACAGCGGCGCCGGGGGCGCGGCTCTCGACTCGCCCGGCGTGGTGTCCGGCAACAACATCCAGATCCCCGTCCAGATTCCGGTCAATCTCTGCGGCAACACCGTCAGCGTCATCGGACTGTTCAACCCCGCCCTCGGCGACCCCTGCTGA